In the genome of Paramisgurnus dabryanus chromosome 18, PD_genome_1.1, whole genome shotgun sequence, one region contains:
- the jak2a gene encoding tyrosine-protein kinase JAK2a, producing MALTTFVTMETPSCVSTAHVNGDSHSEKSSSSAALEVHLLCCRDESRVLSYPPGEYVTEEICISAAKECGISPMYCSLFGLMREKDRVWLPPNHVFKIEPSINEKLLFRIRFYFPGWYGSSSNCARRYGITKSSEAPVLDDITTAYLFAQWRCDFLSGAVNVPISLQFQEECLGLAVLDMMRLAKDKGKSPVEIYNHSSYKSFLPKNMRAHIQKQHFVTRKRIRFRFRKFIREFSSCKATARDLKLKYVVSLETLQTAFYTERFHVYERSTGPVTIVVSGKHGIRWSKGKEERDGEGLQVYCDFSEVIDISIKQGTKDGSVENRIVSINRQDSQTLELEFHSLSEALSFVSLIDGYYRLTTDAHHYLCKEVAPPRLLEAIQINCHGPVSTEFAISCLRRCENQTGIYILRCSPKDYDKYFLSFVIECDGQQQIKHCLIHRSHSGEFVLSGAKCSFGSLSELLQRYQKEALRSDTHVFQLTRCCPPKTKDKSNLLVSRSNETSNVCLSPSVFKHINQMIFHKIRKEDLETRECLGQGTFTQVFRGVRMELGDYGEVHKMEVVLKILEKSHRNYTESFFESASMMSQLSHKHILLNYGICVCADEHIMVQEYVRFGSLDTYLRRNRSSINITWKLEVAKQLAWALHHLEEKNLIHGNVCARNVLVTREEDRKTGTPPFVKLSDPGIGLTVQAKEFLIDRIPWVPPECVRDSRNLTLAADKWSFGTTLWEIYCGGDRPLAAYDSSKKLLFYEDKHQLPAPKWTELANVINSCMDYEPLHRPSFRALIRDLNSLFTPDYELLVESEMVMSRNRALGITGAFENQEPAQFETRHLIFLQLLGKGNFGSVEKCRYDPLQDNTGEVVAVKKLQHSTAEHMRDFEREIEILRSLQHENIVKYKGVCYTAGRKNLRLIMEYLPFGSLRDYLSKNKECFDHKKLLMYASQICKGMDYLASKRYVHRDLATRNILVESEFRVKIGDFGLTKVLPQDKEYYTVHEPGESPIFWYAPESLTESKFSVASDVWSFGVVLYELFTFSDKTCSPPTVFMEQMGEDKQGQMIVYYLIDLLKRNYRLPSPNGCPAEIYTLMTQCWTAEPSERPTFKDLARRVNAIQDGTNS from the exons ATGGCTTTGACCACGTTTGTTACCATGGAGACGCCCTCATGTGTGAGTACAGCGCATGTCAACGGTGATTCACATTCAGAGAAATCGTCGTCTAGCGCCGCCCTGGAGGTTCATCTGCTCTGCTGCAGAGACGAATCACGTGTGCTCTCATACCCACCTGGAGAATATGTGACAGAGGAGATCTGCATCAGTGCAGCTAAAGAGTGtg GTATCAGTCCCATGTACTGCAGTCTGTTTGGACTGATGAGGGAAAAGGACCGCGTCTGGCTTCCGCCTAATCATGTTTTTAAGATTGAACCAtccatcaatgaaaagcttctGTTCAGAATCAG GTTTTATTTTCCAGGCTGGTATGGGAGCAGTTCAAACTGTGCCCGCAGATACGGCATCACAAAGAGTTCAGAGGCACCTGTGCTCGATGACATCACAACGGCTTATCTGTTTGCGCAG TGGAGATGTGACTTTCTGAGTGGCGCAGTCAACGTCCCCATCAGTCTACAGTTTCAGGAAGAATGTTTGGGATTGGCTGTTCTTGATATGATGCGATTGGCCAAAGATAAAGGCAAATCACCCGTCGAAATCTACAATCACAGCAG TTATAAGTCGTTCCTTCCGAAGAACATGCGAGCCCACATTCAGAAGCAACACTTTGTGACCCGGAAGCGAATTCGATTCCGCTTTAGGAAGTTCATTCGGGAGTTCAGCTCGTGTAAAGCCACGGCACGAGACCTCAAGCTGAAGTACGTGGTCAGTCTAGAGACGCTCCAGACGGCCTTCTACACCGAACGTTTTCATGTCTACGAGCGGTCCACGGGACCGGTCACCATCGTGGTCAGCGGCAAGCACGGCATTCGATGGTCCAAAGGAAAAGAGGAGAGAGATGGAGAG GGTCTGCAGGTATACTGTGATTTCTCGGAGGTCATTGACATCAGTATAAAGCAGGGGACTAAAGACGGATCCGTCGAGAATCGAATCGTTTCTATTAACAGACAGGACAGTCAGACTCTG GAGCTGGAGTTTCATTCTCTGTCGGAGGCTTTATCCTTTGTGTCTTTGATTGACGGCTACTACAGGCTCACCACAGATGCTCATCATTACTTGTGTAAGGAGGTGGCGCCCCCTAGACTCCTGGAGGCCATACAGATCAACTGTCACGGCCCTGTTTC GACGGAGTTTGCCATCAGTTGTCTGCGGCGGTGTGAAAATCAGACGGGCATTTATATCCTCAGATGCAGCCCGAAAGATTACGACAAATACTTCCTTTCATTTGTCATTGAG TGTGACGGACAGCAGCAGATCAAACACTGTCTCATTCATCGCTCACATTCAGGGGAGTTTGTGCTCAGTGGAGCCAAATGCAGTTTTGGGAGTTTGAGTGAATTACTGCAACGCTACCAGAAGGAGGCGCTGCGCTCCGACACTCACGTCTTCCAGTTAACTCGCTGCTGTCCACCCAAAACCAAAG ATAAATCCAACCTGCTGGTGTCCAGGAGTAATGAGACCTCTAATGTTTGTCTTTCTCCATCTGTGTTCAAACACATCAATCAGATGATCTTCCACAAAATCCGTAAAGAAGATCTGGAGACT AGGGAATGTTTGGGTCAGGGAACGTTCACTCAGGTGTTTCGAGGTGTCCGGATGGAGCTCGGAGACTATGGAGAGGTCCACAAGATGGAAGTTGTGCTGAAAATCCTAGAAAAATCCCACCGCAACTACACAGAG TCGTTCTTTGAGTCGGCGAGCATGATGAGTCAGTtgtcacacaaacacattctgCTGAATTATGGCATCTGCGTGTGCGCAGACGAAC ACATCATGGTGCAAGAGTACGTCCGCTTCGGCTCTCTGGACACGTACTTGAGGAGAAACCGCAGCTCCATCAACATCACCTGGAAGCTGGAGGTCGCAAAGCAACTGGCCTGGGCACTGCACCACCTG GAGGAAAAGAACCTGATCCACGGAAACGTTTGTGCCAGGAACGTTCTGGTGACTCGTGAGGAAGATCGAAAGACCGGAACGCCTCCGTTTGTCAAACTGAGTGACCCAGGAATCGGTCTGACAGTTCAGGCCAAAGAGT TTCTGATCGACCGCATCCCCTGGGTTCCTCCGGAGTGTGTCAGGGACAGTCGCAACTTGACTTTGGCGGCAGATAAATGGAGCTTTGGCACGACGCTGTGGGAGATTTACTGCGGTGGAGATCGACCTCTCGCCGCATACGACAGCTCCAAG AAGCTGTTGTTTTACGAGGACAAGCATCAGCTTCCAGCTCCTAAATGGACAGAACTGGCTAATGTTATTAACAGCTGTATGGACTACGAGCCTCTTCACAGACCGTCATTCAGAGCTCTCATCAGAGATCTCAACAGCCTCTTCACACCAG ACTACGAGTTGTTAGTAGAGAGCGAGATGGTGATGAGCAGGAATCGAGCTTTGGGTATTACTGGAGCGTTTGAGAATCAGGAGCCAGCTCAGTTTGAAACCAGACATCTGATCTTCCTTCAGCTGCTGGGGAAG gGTAACTTTGGCAGTGTGGAGAAGTGCAGGTACGACCCGCTGCAGGATAACACCGGTGAGGTCGTCGCAGTGAAGAAGCTGCAACACAGCACAGCCGAGCATATGCGAGACTTTGAGCGGGAAATTGAGATCCTGCGATCACTGCAGCATGAGAATATAGTCAAATATAAGGGAGTGTGTTACACTGCAG GCCGAAAGAATTTACGTCTCATAATGGAATATTTGCCCTTCGGAAGTTTGAGAGATTACCTTTCCAAAAATAAGGAGTGTTTTGACCACAAGAAACTCTTGATGTATGCATCCCAAATCTGTAAG ggaATGGACTACCTTGCATCAAAGCGCTACGTCCACAGAGACTTGGCTACTCGTAACATACTAGTGGAGAGTGAATTTCGGGTAAAAATCGGAGACTTTGGCCTCACTAAAGTTCTTCCTCAGGATAAGGAATATTACACGGTGCATGAGCCGGGTGAAAGCCCCATATTCTG GTACGCACCAGAATCTCTGACCGAGAGTAAGTTTAGCGTCGCATCTGATGTCTGGAGTTTTGGAGTCGTTCTGTACGAACTTTTCACCTTCAGTGACAAAACCTGCAGCCCTCCGACT GTGTTCATGGAGCAGATGGGTGAAGATAAACAGGGTCAAATGATCGTTTATTACTTGATTGATCTGCTCAAAAGAAACTACCGTTTACCGTCTCCAAACGGATGCCCGGCTGAG ATTTACACCTTAATGACACAATGTTGGACGGCAGAGCCGAGCGAGCGACCCACATTTAAAGATCTCGCTCGGAGAGTAAACGCCATCCAGGACGGCACGAACAGCTGA